The Papio anubis isolate 15944 chromosome 5, Panubis1.0, whole genome shotgun sequence genome has a segment encoding these proteins:
- the MGAT4B gene encoding alpha-1,3-mannosyl-glycoprotein 4-beta-N-acetylglucosaminyltransferase B isoform X1 → MRLRNGTFLTLLLFCLCAFLSLSWYAALSGQKGDVVDVYQREFLALRDRLHAAEQESLKRSKELNLVLDEIKRAVSERQALRDGDGNRTWGRLTEDPRLKPWNGSHRHVLHLPTVFHHLPHLLAKESSLQPAVRVGQGRTGVSVVMGIPSVRREVHSYLTDTLHSLISELSPQEKEDSVIVVLIAETDSQYTSAVTENIKALFPTEIHSGLLEVISPSPHFYPDFSRLRESFGDPKERVRWRTKQNLDYCFLMMYAQSKGIYYVQLEDDIVAKPNYLSTMKNFALQQPSEDWMILEFSQLGFIGKMFKSLDLSLIVEFILMFYRDKPIDWLLDHILWVKVCNPEKDAHCDRQKANLRIRFKPSLFQHVGTHSSLAGKIQKLKDKDFGKQALRKEHVNPPAEVSTSLKTYQHFTLEKAYLREDFFWAFTPAAGDFIRFRFFQPLRLERFFFRSGNIEHPEDKLFNTSVEVLPFDNPQSDKEALQEGRTATLRYPRSPDGYLQIGSFYKGVAEGEVDPAFGPLEALRLSIQTDSPVWVILSEIFLKKAD, encoded by the exons ATGAGGCTCCGCAATGGCACCTTCCTGACGCTGCTGCTCTTCTGCCTGTGCGCCTTCCTCTCGCTGTCCTGGTACGCGGCACTCAGCGGCCAGAAAG GCGACGTTGTGGACGTTTACCAGCGGGAGTTCCTGGCGCTGCGCGATCGGTTGCACGCAGCTGAGCAGGAGAGCCTCAAGCGCTCCAAGGAGCTCAACTTGGTGCTGGACGAGATCAAGAGGGCCGTGTCGGAAAGGCAGGCGCTGCGAGACGGAGACGGCAATCGCACCTGGGGCCGCCTAACAG AGGACCCCCGATTGAAGCCGTGGAACGGCTCACACCGGCACGTGCTGCACCTGCCCACCGTCTTCCACCACCTGCCACACCTGCTGGCCAAGGAGAGCAGTCTGCAGCCCGCGGTGCGCGTGGGCCAGGGCCGCACGGGAG TGTCGGTGGTGATGGGCATCCCGAGCGTGCGGCGCGAGGTGCACTCGTACCTGACTGACACTCTGCACTCGCTCATCTCCGAGCTGAGCCCGCAGGAGAAGGAGGACTCGGTCATCGTGGTGCTGATCGCTGAG ACCGACTCACAGTACACTTCGGCAGTGACAGAGAACATCAAGGCCTT GTTCCCCACGGAGATCCATTCTGGGCTCCTGGAGGTCATCTCACCCTCCCCCCACTTCTACCCTGACTTCTCCCGCCTCCGAGAGTCCTTTGGGGACCCCAAGGAGAGAGTCAG GTGGAGGACCAAACAGAACCTCGATTACTGCTTCCTCATGATGTACGCGCAGTCCAAAGGCATCTACTACGTGCAG CTGGAGGATGACATCGTGGCCAAGCCCAACTACCTGAGCACCATGAAGAACTTCGCGCTGCAGCAGCCTTCAGAGGACTGGATGATCCTGGAGTTCTCCCAGCTGGGCTTCATTG GCAAGATGTTCAAGTCGCTGGACCTGAGCCTGATTGTAGAGTTCATCCTCATGTTCTACCGGGACAAGCCCATTGACTGGCTCTTGGACCATATTCTGTGGGTGAAAGTCTGCAACCCCGAGAAGGACGCG CACTGTGACCGGCAGAAGGCCAACCTGCGGATCCGCTTCAAGCCGTCCCTCTTCCAGCATGTGGGCACTCACTCCTCGCTGGCTGGCAAGATCCAGAAACTGAAG GACAAGGACTTCGGAAAGCAGGCGCTGCGGAAGGAGCATGTGAACCCGCCAGCAGAGGTGAGCACGAGCCTGAAGACATACCAGCACTTCACCCTGGAGAAAGCCTACCTGCGCGAGGACTTCTTCTGGGCCTTCACCCCTGCCGCGGGCGACTTCATCCGCTTCCGCTTCTTCCAGCCCCTGAGACTGGAGCG GTTTTTCTTCCGCAGTGGGAACATCGAGCACCCGGAGGACAAGCTCTTCAACACGTCTGTGGAGGTGCTGCCCTTCGAC AACCCTCAGTCGGACAAGGAGGCCCTGCAGGAGGGCCGCACCGCCACCCTCCGGTACCCTCGGAGCCCTGACGGCTACCTCCAGATTG GCTCCTTCTACAAGGGAGTGGCAGAGGGAGAGGTGGACCCAGCCTTCGGCCCTCTGGAAGCGCTGCGCCTCTCCATCCAGACGGACTCCCCTGTGTGGGTGATCCTGAGCGAG ATCTTCCTGAAAAAGGCCGACTAA
- the MGAT4B gene encoding alpha-1,3-mannosyl-glycoprotein 4-beta-N-acetylglucosaminyltransferase B isoform X2 produces the protein MRLRNGTFLTLLLFCLCAFLSLSWYAALSGQKGDVVDVYQREFLALRDRLHAAEQESLKRSKELNLVLDEIKRAVSERQALRDGDGNRTWGRLTEDPRLKPWNGSHRHVLHLPTVFHHLPHLLAKESSLQPAVRVGQGRTGVSVVMGIPSVRREVHSYLTDTLHSLISELSPQEKEDSVIVVLIAETDSQYTSAVTENIKALFPTEIHSGLLEVISPSPHFYPDFSRLRESFGDPKERVRWRTKQNLDYCFLMMYAQSKGIYYVQLEDDIVAKPNYLSTMKNFALQQPSEDWMILEFSQLGFIGKMFKSLDLSLIVEFILMFYRDKPIDWLLDHILWVKVCNPEKDAKHCDRQKANLRIRFKPSLFQHVGTHSSLAGKIQKLKDKDFGKQALRKEHVNPPAEVSTSLKTYQHFTLEKAYLREDFFWAFTPAAGDFIRFRFFQPLRLERFFFRSGNIEHPEDKLFNTSVEVLPFDNPQSDKEALQEGRTATLRYPRSPDGYLQIGSFYKGVAEGEVDPAFGPLEALRLSIQTDSPVWVILSEIFLKKAD, from the exons ATGAGGCTCCGCAATGGCACCTTCCTGACGCTGCTGCTCTTCTGCCTGTGCGCCTTCCTCTCGCTGTCCTGGTACGCGGCACTCAGCGGCCAGAAAG GCGACGTTGTGGACGTTTACCAGCGGGAGTTCCTGGCGCTGCGCGATCGGTTGCACGCAGCTGAGCAGGAGAGCCTCAAGCGCTCCAAGGAGCTCAACTTGGTGCTGGACGAGATCAAGAGGGCCGTGTCGGAAAGGCAGGCGCTGCGAGACGGAGACGGCAATCGCACCTGGGGCCGCCTAACAG AGGACCCCCGATTGAAGCCGTGGAACGGCTCACACCGGCACGTGCTGCACCTGCCCACCGTCTTCCACCACCTGCCACACCTGCTGGCCAAGGAGAGCAGTCTGCAGCCCGCGGTGCGCGTGGGCCAGGGCCGCACGGGAG TGTCGGTGGTGATGGGCATCCCGAGCGTGCGGCGCGAGGTGCACTCGTACCTGACTGACACTCTGCACTCGCTCATCTCCGAGCTGAGCCCGCAGGAGAAGGAGGACTCGGTCATCGTGGTGCTGATCGCTGAG ACCGACTCACAGTACACTTCGGCAGTGACAGAGAACATCAAGGCCTT GTTCCCCACGGAGATCCATTCTGGGCTCCTGGAGGTCATCTCACCCTCCCCCCACTTCTACCCTGACTTCTCCCGCCTCCGAGAGTCCTTTGGGGACCCCAAGGAGAGAGTCAG GTGGAGGACCAAACAGAACCTCGATTACTGCTTCCTCATGATGTACGCGCAGTCCAAAGGCATCTACTACGTGCAG CTGGAGGATGACATCGTGGCCAAGCCCAACTACCTGAGCACCATGAAGAACTTCGCGCTGCAGCAGCCTTCAGAGGACTGGATGATCCTGGAGTTCTCCCAGCTGGGCTTCATTG GCAAGATGTTCAAGTCGCTGGACCTGAGCCTGATTGTAGAGTTCATCCTCATGTTCTACCGGGACAAGCCCATTGACTGGCTCTTGGACCATATTCTGTGGGTGAAAGTCTGCAACCCCGAGAAGGACGCG AAGCACTGTGACCGGCAGAAGGCCAACCTGCGGATCCGCTTCAAGCCGTCCCTCTTCCAGCATGTGGGCACTCACTCCTCGCTGGCTGGCAAGATCCAGAAACTGAAG GACAAGGACTTCGGAAAGCAGGCGCTGCGGAAGGAGCATGTGAACCCGCCAGCAGAGGTGAGCACGAGCCTGAAGACATACCAGCACTTCACCCTGGAGAAAGCCTACCTGCGCGAGGACTTCTTCTGGGCCTTCACCCCTGCCGCGGGCGACTTCATCCGCTTCCGCTTCTTCCAGCCCCTGAGACTGGAGCG GTTTTTCTTCCGCAGTGGGAACATCGAGCACCCGGAGGACAAGCTCTTCAACACGTCTGTGGAGGTGCTGCCCTTCGAC AACCCTCAGTCGGACAAGGAGGCCCTGCAGGAGGGCCGCACCGCCACCCTCCGGTACCCTCGGAGCCCTGACGGCTACCTCCAGATTG GCTCCTTCTACAAGGGAGTGGCAGAGGGAGAGGTGGACCCAGCCTTCGGCCCTCTGGAAGCGCTGCGCCTCTCCATCCAGACGGACTCCCCTGTGTGGGTGATCCTGAGCGAG ATCTTCCTGAAAAAGGCCGACTAA